TGTTTATTTTAAAAGAATGAAAGAACTCATCTTGACTTTGTAACACTTGTTGAATTTGATCATTGACATACTGTGATGTTCTAGATTCCGACaacaataaaaagagaaaaacagtGTAATCCATTTCTGCGAACCTCCAGTCCTGAGATCCGGCGAAAGTTGAATATCCCCCTTTCTGCGAGTGATGCACAAGCCTTGGGTATCATTCGTCGAGCCAAGGATAACTTTTAATGCAGTTCTTTCTGTAATAAACACAGGTCTGTATTATTTGGAAACTAATATTCTTTCAAGATCTCTGTAATGTTGCCTAGTTGTGTGTAATATGCTTTTGGTTATATGAGATATTCATCACTTTTCAGATATCATTCAGAGTAAATGTTTTTCTGACATGAAATGAATTCGTTGTCCTCTTGTATATCTTCCCATATTCTGAGCTTTTGATTATTTGTTGTCGTTTCATTTCCTAAATCCAATTTACTTTCAACATTACAATAAATTGTCCTAGCTAATATCCCATCGTTCTCTTTCGTTTTCCCTACCTTAAGCTCCCATTCCTTATCATAGTTGTTTCGATTTCATGGGTTCCATCCAGTGATTTGAATGTTCTTGATTTgagtaagaatattatttttttctgcaGAACTCGATGACATTACAATTTGTTGTTTTTAGGATATTATGAGGAGTTTGTACAATGAAAACAACTTACTAGCATGTGCACATGCTCTTGTATTGTTCTATATGgaggataaaaaaattaattataaggcCATGTGGACTTTGTTaatatgtagcagaaatgaatgacGATCTGAGAGTTGCATGGTATTAATGAGCCAAGCTTCAAATAAATCTGTCAACCAAAATTTCACCATCAGATACTGTTATTTTGTCTTTTGTCAATCACCCACCCGAGTGCTTCTAAACCTCCACactttaaattttataatagttAACAATTTTATAAGATCTtcgaattttaaattttataagctaaataataatattataatgccTTCAATtaataattttggatgataattaGGAAGATCTTGATATCTTTCAAATAAAACATGATACAATTCTATTTTTTTAACCTTATCTTAggtctaaatattttaaaaaaattataataattataatcatatATGATGGAGAAATGTGGATAAAAAAATAGATGTTTTccagttatagtatttttaaatggAGTTacagtattttattttattttcagtaataaaaaaaattataaatcaaattTATATGCTTTTTTTCCAATATTTGCAATTTCCTCCTTGTCAATTGTGAGTTCCCCAGAAACAACCCCTTCTGAAAACCACGCCACAGCTCAACCAAGGGGACGGAAAAGGGCTGCCTTTTAAGAGGGCATTTCCTCCGCCGAAGAAGAGCCCTCTCGAAGCAACAACTCCCTTCCTCATCTCTTGGCTTCTCACTCTCGTCGGCGATCCTTGTAGGAAGTTCCGTCGCGAATTTGAGAGAGCAGAGGAGAGAGGCAAATCCAGAACCCTCATCGAAGCCCTAGCCCTCGATAGGTAGATAGAGAGAGATAAATAGGATGGACGCCATCAGGAAGCAACTCGACGTGCTCATGGGCGCTAACCGCAACGGGGACGTGACGGAGGTGAGCCGCAAGTACTACGACCGCGACATCTGCCGCCTCTTCTTGGCCGGCCTCTGCCCCCATGACCTCTTCCAGCTCACGGTGCCTCACCTCACCTTCCTGAAACCCTACTCTTGGATGCTTGTACATTCAAATATGGATTCCGAATCTGGAGCTGTTGGTGTTATGTTAACAGCGAAATGAAGTGCAAGCTCTGTTTACTGACTGTTCTTGGATGATTTTTCTTCCTTCCATTTTGGTGTCAAAAATCCTTTGTTTCCATTTGATTTTGTGTTTTATGAATGTTCGTTACTAGTTAAGTTTCAAGCTTTTGCCCCTCTTTTGTGATCCTATCTTGTCGTCAGGTGCTTCCAAAGATCTGAAGAATACAACTTGTACTTTGAGCTTGGTTTTTGGTTTATTTTAGCTGGTGTTTTTTTCACATTTCCGGTCGTGTACAATATTGATGTTGCTAACTTGGCAAATGTAAAGTTTCTCCGTCTCTATTCCTTTCTGGGAGAGGAACTATGTGGGGCTTATAGTTCTTTCTAGCTCGGTGTGTATTGTTGATATGATGACTTAAGATGAGAGAATCGTAGCCCTATTTGACTTTCATGATGTCTATCATATTGTGATTTGTTTTCTGTCTTCTGATATTCCATTTCCATGATTGCGATGTCATGGCTTGTTCACAGCGGCAGTTGGTATTATCTCGATCTTTTTTAACTTGGTTTACCTTCCAAGGTGTACTGCTGAGTGCTGATTTTTATGCCTGCACTTAAGGCTTTGAAATTTAAAACTACTTATATATGTTCTTTCACTAATAAAGCTGTACCAATTTGCATCAGAAAATGGATATGGGTCCCTGCCCAAAGATTCACTCTTTGCAGCTCAGGAAGGAGTATCCTTTTTTCTTATTAAATATCTATATTTTCTTTTACTTTAGATTCGTCAGCACTGATTCATGTAGAACGAGGAATTCTACCAAACAAAGAACCAGAGTGTCCATAACTATTAATTTCAGATTGGCTATATGATCTCAAAAAACCATTTAGTAACACATTTTTTGTTGAACAAAAGTTTGTGAACTTCCATACAAGATAAAATACCTGCTTTAATATGCTTATGCAACATTCACTTTGTGTGCTTTTAGTGTTGCTTGCTGGTGATTGTTTATCAAGCATTGGTAACCAATTGTCCTGCCTCGGATATGATTCTTGATAGTTAATAGTTAATACTATTGTCATATATTGTAGGTGTTATGTTAGAGATTATAGGTCTAATGCGGATTCTTTGCATTTGCTTTTTCTAATTTACCTTACTAACCTCCTTGTATGTGTGTTAAATATTATGCTAGTGTCACCAGGCAAGGTTCTTAACTCCTTATATAGCTGATCAGTGACTGTTTCTTCGTCATGCTTCATCCTTCAATCATCCACTATCAGATTAATCTCTCTCCATCATTCTTACACCTATTCTGGACAGTCAACACAACTTTAAACAGTCATATCCCCTGTTTGTCTTTCTCAGTTATTGTTTATTGCTGCTTTATCTATATATGTAATCCTCTATAGGATTCGTAGGATTCACGACCTGAACATGTATATTTGCTTATATGaaacataattttgataaaaaaaattctcaagtatCCTTATATTCTTTATTGAAGACCTTCAGTTGGCAGGATGCAGTCATCTGTCAGGCAGGTAATCCTTGTGGGCTGAAGGGGTTTCTTGGTAACTTTCACTTTTATGCAAAACCATATTGGTGGACAACATCTAGCATTCTTAGCTTTGgatggaaaaaggaaaaaagagacgGGGTTATGAATAGGTTTCTTATCTGTTCTCTGGAGAATCACATTATGAAGCTGTATTTTGAGAAGCAGTTCTTGAATTATGAGTTCCTGATGGCTCTTTTGGTGGACAACgtcgaggcgacgcgacgtcacctttatatatatatatatatatatgtatatatgtatatatgtatatattccttCTCCCACACATGGTGACGTCGctttaaaaaaagaatatatatatataccgtctgATAATGGgcagtccgtgtaccggtcaactgacggaccggtacgtaccgcccggtacggacagtattatttgaaattgtataccttgatatgtatgtatatatatatgtatatgtatgtatgtacatacgtaTGTCAATAGGTTTTTCATTTTTGTATCCTGTTCTTATGCATACATGCATATTGCATATATGAGTCTTTCGTCCTAAATATAAAAATTCTACACTATTGTATGCATACACATACTAGCATACATGCATACTTTTCTAAATATATGGAAATTTTTGTGTTCCTGGAAGGTCAGAACCACCATTAATTAGAAACTTTGATTATTAGATTCCTTTTTCTGTTTGCTACAGAAGCTCTACACTTGTATTGTCTTCCTAAATTCCCCATAGATATGAAGAAGCAAAAGCAAAAGGCGATCATAATTTTGATCGAGAACTTGAAGATATGATTGAAAGACTCATTGTTGAATGCGAAAGGAAAATTCAAAGAGCTCTCAAGCGTCTTGAGGAGGAGGATGCTAAGGCTGCTATAGCAATATCTGTATCCAATGTTACTCaggtatttatttatttcttttatatGCATAATGATAATCTCTAGCATCTGGCATaagtttctctaatgatttttatCCTGTTAAATTGAAGACACCTGAAGTCATGGAATTGTCAAGACATATAAAGGAGAAATTAAAAGAAGCTGATGCTTTTGGTAATTTTGTTTTTTACTGTCCATAGAAAATAATTTCTGTAATTTGTGTTTGAATCTATCTTTTTGTAGAACTTATGCTGTAATTTTAGTTACTTCAGTTATTGGATTAATGGTTGCCTTTGTAGAGTACATTTGCTGCTTATTAGTTATAGCCAAAGAAGCCATAGTAACTTGTTTAAATCTTGTCTATGAtgcttttattttatttgtaaaaCAATTTATTCCACCATTTAGAGATGTAGTTATTAACTTCGGAATATCTTGTCAGCTTTCAGGTATGAAATGTAACAAACAATTTTATAATCAAAACTTGAGTAGTTTAGAGGCTAAACTTTAGACCATGGTTTCAAACACCAGTTGAACCAGTCTGGACCATGGTATTTACTGGTTTGTGCTGATCTTATGTGGTGGAGGCAACTAGGGTGCCTAGTTGGTAGTTGAGCAGGTCTGTCATGGACATGTTGGCACAAACATGCCGTCTTGTTGTAAACCATTCTGTTGTAACATGTTGATCTCTTTTTACAGATCCAGAGGGCCTTGTTTGTTTGTCTAATATCTATTATGCCACTGTATGGATCTTCTGAAATAATATTAGATATAAAAAACTATAAAAATAGGAATGGATTTAAAAATGCCAATGATACATTTGTATAATCATCTTCCTACCATGACTCATTACCCATTTTTGCCCCACCCGAATTGGGCAAACTGATTGCGAGAGAGAAAAGAGATGGAGGGAGACTGGTGTTTTGTTTTTTTAGTGGGTTGTTTGGTGGGGGGTAGGCATTTAGAAATTAGCTTCAGATAAAATTTGTAACAAAGTTGGGTTGATACACTGGTtgaagttttaagttttgcatatATATGCTAATACTCTGTGAGCTTCGTTGGGTTCCTCAAGTTTGGTTTGTGTCAGGTTGCCCTATCCCTTAGATGAATCCCAACTAAATTCAGCTCGTGTCAGGATTTTGCAACCCAAGTTTTGTGATATCTTGAATAGGCCCAGCTTGCAGCAGGTTGTCTCATATTGAATCTAGGCTAACCTGTCATCTTTGACATGAAATTCATAAAAATTGTTTTCCTCTGCTCTACAAAGTCATTTTATAATTGTTTCATTGCAAATAACATTGCGatgtttatctttttctttttcttgtacgCCTGTGCTCTCAAGTTTTTGATAAATTGTCAAAGAATGACACTTTTTCTGATGCTTTTCATTCTCTTGTTATTCCTAATGTAGCTTATGCTTAACACCATATTGCTTACTAATATAACATATAGATTAATAATTGTTGTTACATGTTGCTTAAGTTAAATAATAGGGTTTTGTTTCCAGATTTTGAAGGAAAAACTGATAGTAAAATACGGGTTCTAGAAGTGGTGGAGGAGCTCAAAGCCCAGAGAGCTGACAAACAGGTATGATTCCAGAGTCATTCCATAATAGATTTATGTGGCATTATTCTGCAAAGTCAATCTGTAGTAACTTTGTGTTATGCGGTACTAGGTTATGATGTTTCTGATTACTTATTTTTTAAGCTAATTAATTTTGGTGCAATGGAGTGATAACTTCTTGTTTTCAGTGCAGGCAATTCTTCTACTTGATGCTTTTAACAAAGATAGGGCTTCTTTGCCGCAGCCAAATCAAAATCCTCCTCAATTAGCAACTCTGTCTGTTCTCAATCCTCCAGATCCTCGTACACAAGAAATGATCAATGAAAAACTTAAGAAGGCAGAAGATCTTGGTAAATCACTCTTTAGTTACTGATGCTGAATTGCTATTTTTCAACATGTACTTTAAGTTTGGATGGCTCATATTGCATTTCTCAGTATGAATGGATAGTTCTCAATGTGACCTAGAAAGAAGTTTAGAGGGGAATGTCAATGTGCTACTGCAAGTTGTCCATGTTTCAAGCTTTGCTATCTGTTTTTGAAATCAGAGGCTTTTGAGTATATTTACAGCCTTCCACTACCACTTGGTTGGTGGGAACAATCTGTTGGAAGACTATGATGCCCTGACATTCCAAGCTCATCCTATCTTACTATAGGAAAACCATTCTCTAGAATGCAGGCATTTGTTCTTGGCATAGTGAAGTTTTTGATTGGTTTGACATATTCGATTGGATAACTATGGCTTCACACTTGCCATTTCATAGCTTTAGCTGTCAGAGATACTGGGAAAATTTCAGTAATGGCTACAGAACCTAAGTTTTCACAGGCTATTTGAGGCAGAAAGTTCACTGTTACATAATAATATCTAACAGCAGTAAATTTATTTCAGGGATTAATGCTTACTTCCTTTTGGGTGGTCTTATTCAAAACGTCAACCATAGCTATAAAAGTGAAAATTGATTGGTGTTTTACTTTAAATTATAGTTTTGTTTCTCAACTCAGGTCAAAATATCATAGATACTTGTCCAAGATTGTCATGACATTCCACTGATGTGGTATACATGCAAGGTTCACAAATTTATGTAATCGGTCAGGGTTCAGACGGGTATTGTACCAGTGTACAAGCATCAAAATTCGATGTTTATCAAGTTTAAAAAAAAACCATgaataaaatgaaaaataaaagagaagaaattgcctgGTATTGGACATATACCGACCTATACCAGATGGCACAGACCCTGTTCTGGGCATACCAGGTGGTATAGACCTTGTATcagattgtcacggacttagttggttttgcctaagtcatgcggcacccttgcgagtccgtccgcaaaggtcagcctccccgaagcctcccacggtCCTTTAGGACCcagaaaagagagaacgggttagagaaaacgtctcatttgggatccacaagcaaacatttccaaaaacacttcatagacaatgcaaattacaaacagactttaaagctctgaacagttgcacaacaaagggtcaaaatggtccattacagaccgaaaatctctcacaagtgtccacatgacacaacctttatttacaaggttaaagaggccaccaaactcaactaaaatgggactattaagccttcgactgtccctctacatactaggcaaagaatgaacatatcaaaagacacagacatacataagcattacattaaacatcctgtttagaagtttgtccatgatattctcccccacttattccttcgacgttttcgtcaaagcctttgccgacactacaactccttgcctttgctgagtcttcaatcttctgctccagctgcaacgcgcctcttggctcccaactgctctccgctattgtttttgagtagtcgaacatttgatccgccatgctgcttcaactcgccaatgactctgactctagtgtggggttggctgagttgtgttgatccctgttggttcctacggatcctccaaatgaaggaaaagaccatccttactgcgccagtctctcaaatgcctcatgctgcttgaactgggtggatgcttgttggagctttaacgagcatcgtctcgcaaacttttgaagttttgggtccttcctccacaaaatttgcccattgactcttctttcacttagctgtcacttccaagtaggttcgcatcacttccgctttcgattggcatttcgttgggaaatgaagcgaacaatctactctcagtagcactgatcaccgttggtgaggattagacaactattgtcttccattatcttcgaagggtctttgaacctgtgcagagctcctctgctggatagataagagaattggggtactcggtttcgcccattctcttaagggttgagaaggcaaaggttacttgacttcgcccgcctcttcgaggttgtactccatgcatcgagctggttattggccttcgcctgctctttgctcacacttctgaagcacttaaagtgtttgcactccttgcgttgagttagttactgtgattcaccttctcaatgccatcgaacttctggaatgcaggaagttttcaccccaacttggagtaattctctaatagatttggtcgcctctgggattataccgtcttcttcatcaaccctgctgcctactcccttgagtagcaaaggtacagtactgcatactgcctgcttcgttccttggtcatgcactcttgcatgacccaaagtccttcactttcagctatcttgatgagaagctcgttgacatcggtcttacgaagttccttggcctttgcccttcagccttgtctcggtacttggagtttgcctctgcatgctccgcctcctcggcccctttcacaccaagtgctctccctccatgagagcaagggatcaatgactttcgcggaagtcccgcctctacggtaccatggcgctgccatgcccatggccctactatccgtcgcctcgcatctgcatccctttttgtcacaatcagtagatatatctctgtggcactccactgagtccacctccattctaactgatgcttgattttgggtagctaagtccctctggatttgtcgtcgcttcctcgcccctttcgaccccctgctttaacacctttgtgttctccaagcagatccctttggtcgatggaaagacatattgcaactcccatgcatggcctctaccatcacagtatagggtttgcaccgattccgttctctttagcttccttgatagcaacgttcacttactcgaccttgtcctctgacttgccgggctcccttaagcgaatatgggctttggagcagtccaactctccagctgcttcaatcatacctctgcatgatcaagtccctcccatgggactcactggtacttgcatttgaacttttcccttggtgaaaCACAGCCCccgtatgctgatgaccaaggctttcatccgatacaaaatttgatgcacgcatggaagacccgcctctgcggtaccatgaccttcactccttgaatccatagcccttcttaccgtcgtgttgttcaccgaagtggagcttccaatagctcccgattatacctctgtatgatctagtccctcacgggactatgtcgtgtgtatcgcattgccacgaactgttccaccacaatccgttgcaccatgtcgcttcctggtgacatctctattatattctgatccttgtgggatgaactcgaattgtgatccctccatgagtggcctttgccaatacatcacagggtctcttccacctttgattttgttcgctcctttggcaatcgaccttcatccacccactcttgggtcacacctagatgaagcaccgctctaggacagtccgtcgcctagtagctctcaaagtccccccgacttcgctgcaattagtgcaccattgtctggatcctgggcctttgcctttaccagcacaatcttcactgcgcaccgctttcttcatggcaacttgaatgacaacactgtggcatattcttcaagagtactcgcctctgcgtcctcttgcctcgtgctaaggccttctgaacctaacttcgcctccgtaaattgagtcgccttagttcttccattaaatgcttttccgagataaggtgcatgtgcccagaagctctcttcgtctttagcaccatgcaagatgagtctgctccgttagaatgaatgacccatggaacaacatgatcctgttcttgcctctgcaagagttcatgtccttgacctctatccaaggaaagcactgtgcccccgctccatgttccatcttctatgctggctcccttcatgcggcttgggtacttcgccaagttacacccaagttgctccgctcctcgtttttgcattgagttgatggtggccctcgtgcctaccattccacgggtcagccctcccttgagtccgatctccatatcgactccaagtgtgccttcatttgtgttcatttgggtcgctccctcacttgatctcgcaatgcatccaccaatgcattctctcaagcgagatcatgcgatgactcctcgtcgcttgctcggtccattgagcttcgtggagttgttgtttgttgaggtactcctcctcaacatgtgtggtccgtcccacatgattctccttctggagagccgggacttatcccttctggataactatcccgttggagcaacatctctctttgtttcggagaccaccatccccttggactactccgatctgctgaaaaaactgtgcattgttctgcctcttgcaaatgcacttgctagattgcgactccacgtcaatatagcccccgctgcaccactcaaggccttgcaacatgctgaactcgttgctacTTCAGCCTTCTAcatacgtatccttcacatgccgaagagaaagtttcaatgctccatggcgttgaGTTTCGGTTGCTTTGGGAtgaccgcgaacattccatcgtccgcatacaagcctatgtatgagtaccgaattctttgagttagcaattcccctcacctctgtgagctttgcacaactctttcggtcgctgagcaactcattccaccttgcatggtctcatcctttaccaagcgcctcgcttgccttgagcaccatcaagtattgtcatcaacgttgagccgtagctcaaactcagccatcccaccctttgtgcgctccacattcttccaagcttgcctgttctcgtggtgcctcttgcgcgaagggttagccattcctctgaatgccaatctcagatgcccgctccttcgagtgactcttttccctacatctccatgcccgttttcccccaaacggtcgcacgtgtgctgactgtcctcaacacagccccgctaggtcccccacgtttacatgctaagtgtttctataagtgattgtcccgctctgatactatctgtcacggacttagttggttttgcctaagtcgtgcggcatccttgcgtgtccgtccgcaaaggtcagccttctcGAAGCCTCCCacagtcccttaggacccacaaaagagagaacgggttagagaaaacgcctcattcgggatccacaagcaaacatttccgaaaacacttcatagacaatgcaaattacaaacagactttaaagctctgaacagttgcacaacaaagggtcaaaatgatccattatagaccgaaaatctctcacaagtgtccatatgacataacatttatttacaaggctaaagcggccaccaaacccaactaaaatgggactattaagctttcGGCTGTCCTTCTACATACTAGGCAaagaatgaacataccaaaagacacggacatacataagcattacatcaaacatcctgtttagaagtttgtccatgacaagaTGGTACAGTCCCTGTACCAGATGGGCATGCCAGGTTTACCTTGGTTCACGTGCTGATAGGCGATTGGAGCCGTAAACACCGTCCATACCATGCTGTACTCGGCAGTATTGCAAATCTTGTATGCAGGTAACATCCATGTGGGCCCACTGGATATTACATAAATTTTTTGTTGACATGTGGTAATGTGGACTGACAGGGCAACACAAATAGACCAATATGGGTCTCTAACTGGGTGGTATGTGCTCTGTTTAAACCATTCAACGAACAGTGTCTGGAGCCTGGACCATGTTAGTGTTCTATAGGTGCCAGCATATCAATGAAGTATTAATATTACCAGTAAATGCTTGGTTTGCCCTCTGTTTATATAGCATAAGATTAAAAAACCATGGGCTTTTTTCTGTCATGAGCTAATTTCAGTTAGTTGTGTGGCAACAATCGCCAAATGTTCAGTGGAGCAAATTGTATAATTTAAGTGACACTTTTTGAGGAAATCACAGGTAGAAAAATTACATTTTCTTCCCTTTTCAATTAATGTTTGTTTTACCCCCTTGAAATAACAGGTGAGAGGGGAATGATAGATGAGGCCCAGAAAGCTCTAGAAGAGGCAGAGGCTCTGAAAAAGGTTTTTCCACCTTCGTCACTTGAATTATGACCCTTACATGTGTCAACCTGTGATAATCTTGTTTAATTTGTCTACCTGTGAAAACTATGTCTTATGT
Above is a genomic segment from Musa acuminata AAA Group cultivar baxijiao chromosome BXJ3-4, Cavendish_Baxijiao_AAA, whole genome shotgun sequence containing:
- the LOC135586010 gene encoding uncharacterized protein LOC135586010 isoform X3; protein product: MDAIRKQLDVLMGANRNGDVTEVSRKYYDRDICRLFLAGLCPHDLFQLTKMDMGPCPKIHSLQLRKEYEEAKAKGDHNFDRELEDMIERLIVECERKIQRALKRLEEEDAKAAIAISVSNVTQTPEVMELSRHIKEKLKEADAFDFEGKTDSKIRVLEVVEELKAQRADKQAILLLDAFNKDRASLPQPNQNPPQLATLSVLNPPDPRTQEMINEKLKKAEDLGERGMIDEAQKALEEAEALKKLGGRQEPVIEPSKYSAVDVRITDQKLRVCDICGAFLSVYDNDRRLADHFGGKLHLGYMQIREKLAELQHTVNWEGSFEVPKVAIYGLRESVLFLTWTTAINESL
- the LOC135586010 gene encoding uncharacterized protein LOC135586010 isoform X5 gives rise to the protein MDAIRKQLDVLMGANRNGDVTEVSRKYYDRDICRLFLAGLCPHDLFQLTKMDMGPCPKIHSLQLRKEYEEAKAKGDHNFDRELEDMIERLIVECERKIQRALKRLEEEDAKAAIAISVSNVTQTPEVMELSRHIKEKLKEADAFDFEGKTDSKIRVLEVVEELKAQRADKQAILLLDAFNKDRASLPQPNQNPPQLATLSVLNPPDPRTQEMINEKLKKAEDLGERGMIDEAQKALEEAEALKKLGGRQEPVIEPSKYSAVDVRITDQKLRVCDICGAFLSVYDNDRRLADHFGGKLHLGYMQIREKLAELQVLV
- the LOC135586010 gene encoding uncharacterized protein LOC135586010 isoform X4, with the translated sequence MDAIRKQLDVLMGANRNGDVTEVSRKYYDRDICRLFLAGLCPHDLFQLTKMDMGPCPKIHSLQLRKEYEEAKAKGDHNFDRELEDMIERLIVECERKIQRALKRLEEEDAKAAIAISVSNVTQTPEVMELSRHIKEKLKEADAFDFEGKTDSKIRVLEVVEELKAQRADKQAILLLDAFNKDRASLPQPNQNPPQLATLSVLNPPDPRTQEMINEKLKKAEDLGERGMIDEAQKALEEAEALKKLGGRQEPVIEPSKYSAVDVRITDQKLRVCDICGAFLSVYDNDRRLADHFGGKLHLGYMQIREKLAELQVDVADVH
- the LOC135586010 gene encoding uncharacterized protein LOC135586010 isoform X1, which produces MDAIRKQLDVLMGANRNGDVTEVSRKYYDRDICRLFLAGLCPHDLFQLTKMDMGPCPKIHSLQLRKEYEEAKAKGDHNFDRELEDMIERLIVECERKIQRALKRLEEEDAKAAIAISVSNVTQTPEVMELSRHIKEKLKEADAFDFEGKTDSKIRVLEVVEELKAQRADKQAILLLDAFNKDRASLPQPNQNPPQLATLSVLNPPDPRTQEMINEKLKKAEDLGERGMIDEAQKALEEAEALKKLGGRQEPVIEPSKYSAVDVRITDQKLRVCDICGAFLSVYDNDRRLADHFGGKLHLGYMQIREKLAELQEERDKKRKIDRSEDDRRSKERSRDHDRAGSRDRDINRDVRGDNRDRGREHDRRNRDHDRHYDRGHRDRDRGSDRSRNYDSRSRRSRSRSRDRAKDYDRHRRHDRY
- the LOC135586010 gene encoding uncharacterized protein LOC135586010 isoform X2, producing MDAIRKQLDVLMGANRNGDVTEVSRKYYDRDICRLFLAGLCPHDLFQLTKMDMGPCPKIHSLQLRKEYEEAKAKGDHNFDRELEDMIERLIVECERKIQRALKRLEEEDAKAAIAISVSNVTQTPEVMELSRHIKEKLKEADAFDFEGKTDSKIRVLEVVEELKAQRADKQAILLLDAFNKDRASLPQPNQNPPQLATLSVLNPPDPRTQEMINEKLKKAEDLGERGMIDEAQKALEEAEALKKLGGRQEPVIEPSKYSAVDVRITDQKLRVCDICGAFLSVYDNDRRLADHFGGKLHLGYMQIREKLAELQFSRKRGTRNERLIDLKMIEGQKNGVGIMTGQEAEIEI